Proteins from a genomic interval of Argonema galeatum A003/A1:
- a CDS encoding alanine racemase, producing MQIINNSRSDAPYKRKIKIHSKIERDKDGKMQLSWQTLHNLEKEYGDSFFILDLRQFETNYKEFLQGFRSIYPNTNLGYSYKTNYIPKLCQTVHSMGGYAEVVSQMEYDLAVSIGVPPTRIIFNGPLKQQEDLENAILAGSIVNLDCLEEVEMVEALANRLPEQKIAVGLRCNFEIDTTRISRFGFDVAAGELDQAFQRLTELNNCTVDGLHCHISTSARSTESYSRRTQKIIELTDYYFKEKQPRFIDIGGGFYGKMTDDLKSQFDGYIPNYQEYAQAVAPQLKSKYPGDSGPELIIEPGVAVVSDVLNFAAKVVGLKTVRSRQIALVVGSVHNVKPTGTDKNLSLRVYRDEENSAQRKLAGPVDIVGYTCMEHDCLYKDYPGEIGIGDYTVVENMGAYTVVFKPPFIRANPPIISYDSIQDEYQLIRRRETSEDVFSTYIL from the coding sequence ATGCAAATAATCAATAATTCGCGCTCTGACGCACCATACAAGCGTAAAATAAAAATTCATAGTAAAATCGAACGCGATAAGGATGGAAAAATGCAACTCTCTTGGCAAACGCTTCACAACTTAGAAAAAGAATACGGCGATTCTTTTTTTATTTTGGATCTCAGACAATTTGAAACTAACTACAAAGAATTTCTCCAGGGTTTCCGCTCAATTTATCCCAATACCAACCTGGGCTATTCTTACAAAACTAATTACATTCCCAAACTATGTCAAACCGTGCATTCTATGGGAGGGTATGCAGAAGTTGTTTCGCAGATGGAATATGATTTAGCAGTCAGTATCGGTGTACCTCCCACCAGAATAATCTTTAATGGCCCTCTGAAGCAACAAGAAGACTTAGAAAACGCTATTTTAGCTGGTTCTATTGTCAACTTGGACTGCTTAGAAGAAGTAGAAATGGTGGAAGCTTTGGCAAACAGATTGCCAGAACAGAAAATAGCTGTTGGTTTGAGATGTAATTTTGAGATTGACACCACTCGGATATCTCGATTTGGATTTGATGTAGCAGCAGGCGAACTTGATCAGGCTTTTCAAAGACTGACAGAGTTAAATAATTGTACTGTTGATGGACTGCATTGCCATATTTCTACATCGGCAAGAAGCACTGAATCCTACTCTCGTCGTACCCAGAAAATTATAGAACTAACCGACTATTATTTCAAGGAGAAACAGCCGAGATTTATTGATATTGGCGGTGGTTTCTACGGCAAAATGACCGATGATTTAAAGAGTCAATTTGATGGCTATATTCCCAATTATCAGGAATACGCCCAAGCAGTTGCGCCGCAATTAAAAAGCAAATATCCCGGTGATTCTGGCCCAGAATTAATTATTGAACCGGGAGTAGCTGTTGTATCCGATGTGTTGAATTTTGCGGCTAAAGTTGTGGGTTTAAAAACAGTGCGATCGCGCCAAATTGCCCTGGTAGTTGGTAGCGTCCACAACGTCAAACCAACCGGGACTGATAAAAATCTGTCATTGCGAGTTTACAGAGACGAGGAAAATAGCGCTCAAAGAAAACTTGCAGGGCCGGTGGACATAGTGGGATATACTTGTATGGAACATGATTGTTTATACAAGGACTATCCGGGAGAAATAGGTATAGGAGATTATACAGTTGTTGAGAACATGGGTGCTTATACTGTAGTCTTCAAACCACCATTTATTCGCGCAAATCCGCCCATTATTAGCTATGACTCCATCCAGGACGAGTATCAACTAATCAGACGGCGAGAAACTTCTGAGGATGTGTTTTCTACTTATATCTTGTAA
- a CDS encoding ATP-grasp domain-containing protein, whose translation MNVLLTCAGRRNYLLNFFQEALGNSGKVFAGDATMEAPTLQEADESFLLPPINHSEYFEKLLDICQQNQVRLLIPLNDLELPYLAKQRDRFLAIGTIPVVSSPEVVDICFDKFATFQFLESIGISAPKTYLSLSEARAAIEKRELTFPVVVKPRWGSASIGIEYPQDEEELELAYRFVKKSIMRSFLAEVSSSDADRCILIQERLIGQEHGLDIINNLEGAYINTFVKRKLTMRAGETDRAITVESEELKKLGEKIGQKLGHIGNLDCDVIVGEKGLCVLELNPRFGGGYPFSQMAGANIPAALIAWANGEEPDPSWLRVQANIASSKCDRLVIVRQ comes from the coding sequence ATGAATGTACTCTTGACTTGTGCGGGACGCCGCAACTATCTGTTGAACTTTTTCCAAGAAGCACTAGGAAATAGCGGAAAAGTATTTGCTGGTGATGCTACTATGGAAGCGCCGACGTTACAAGAAGCTGATGAAAGTTTTTTGTTACCGCCAATTAATCACAGCGAATACTTCGAGAAGCTGCTGGATATTTGTCAGCAAAATCAAGTACGCTTGCTGATACCACTGAATGATTTAGAATTGCCTTACTTAGCAAAACAACGCGATCGCTTTCTAGCCATAGGCACGATTCCAGTTGTTTCTTCTCCAGAAGTTGTCGATATTTGTTTCGATAAGTTTGCCACATTTCAATTTTTAGAAAGTATTGGTATTTCTGCACCGAAAACTTATCTTTCTCTCAGCGAAGCAAGAGCAGCAATTGAAAAAAGAGAACTGACTTTTCCGGTAGTAGTAAAGCCTCGCTGGGGAAGTGCATCAATTGGAATTGAATATCCCCAAGATGAGGAAGAATTGGAATTAGCTTATCGCTTTGTCAAAAAATCGATTATGAGATCGTTCTTAGCAGAAGTAAGCTCATCCGATGCCGACAGATGTATCTTAATTCAAGAGCGATTAATCGGACAAGAACACGGTCTTGATATTATCAATAACTTAGAGGGTGCATACATCAACACTTTTGTCAAGCGCAAGCTGACCATGAGAGCCGGAGAAACCGATCGGGCTATCACAGTTGAAAGTGAAGAACTGAAAAAACTCGGTGAAAAAATAGGTCAAAAATTGGGTCATATCGGCAACCTAGACTGCGATGTAATTGTGGGTGAAAAAGGTTTGTGCGTGCTAGAATTGAACCCGCGTTTTGGTGGGGGCTATCCATTTTCTCAAATGGCAGGGGCAAATATTCCCGCAGCCTTAATTGCTTGGGCTAATGGAGAAGAACCCGATCCTAGTTGGCTAAGAGTGCAAGCAAATATAGCTTCTTCCAAATGCGATCGCCTGGTGATTGTTCGCCAATAA
- a CDS encoding DegT/DnrJ/EryC1/StrS family aminotransferase — MTKQILLSTPHMGELEQKFVKEAFDTNWIAPVGPHVDAFEQEFCQAVGAKHAAAVSSGTAALHLALELTGIQRGDEVFCSSLTFIASASPITYLGAKPVFIDSDRTTWNMNPDLLRETLEKRAKIGKLPKAVLIVHLYGQSADIDPILAACSEYEVPLVEDAAESLGATYKGKSPGIFGKVGIFSFNGNKIITTSGGGMLVSDDENIVKRARFLATQARDNAPHYQHSVVGYNYRLSNVLAGIGRGQLRVLEDRVNARRHNFETYQQAIGKLPGIEFMPEASFGRATRWLTCLTIDPAAFGADREQVRLELGKQLIEARPVWKPLHLQPVFAECESIGGAISEELFDRGLCLPSGSNLMPEELQRVIDAIDRIHRR, encoded by the coding sequence ATGACCAAACAAATTCTCCTCTCTACTCCCCACATGGGCGAACTGGAACAAAAGTTCGTCAAAGAAGCTTTTGACACCAACTGGATCGCTCCTGTTGGCCCCCATGTGGACGCTTTCGAGCAAGAATTCTGTCAAGCAGTCGGTGCTAAACACGCTGCTGCTGTCAGTTCCGGTACGGCTGCGCTCCATTTGGCTTTAGAATTAACAGGTATCCAGCGTGGAGATGAAGTTTTTTGCTCCAGCCTGACTTTTATCGCCAGCGCTAGTCCGATTACCTATTTAGGCGCAAAACCTGTTTTTATCGATAGCGATCGCACTACCTGGAACATGAATCCCGACTTATTACGGGAAACACTAGAAAAACGCGCCAAAATTGGCAAATTACCCAAAGCAGTTCTTATTGTACATCTTTACGGTCAAAGTGCTGATATCGATCCAATTTTAGCCGCTTGTTCCGAATACGAAGTTCCCTTAGTAGAAGACGCCGCCGAATCATTGGGAGCAACCTACAAAGGTAAATCCCCCGGTATATTTGGGAAAGTAGGCATTTTCTCATTTAATGGGAATAAAATTATCACCACTTCCGGCGGCGGAATGTTAGTTTCTGATGATGAAAATATCGTCAAAAGAGCGCGTTTTCTTGCTACCCAAGCACGCGATAATGCACCCCATTATCAACATTCTGTAGTTGGCTATAATTATCGTCTCAGCAATGTTTTGGCTGGAATTGGTCGCGGTCAATTGCGTGTTTTAGAAGATAGAGTAAACGCGAGAAGACACAATTTTGAAACTTACCAACAAGCGATCGGAAAATTGCCCGGTATAGAATTTATGCCGGAAGCAAGCTTTGGACGCGCTACCCGGTGGCTAACTTGTTTGACCATCGATCCGGCTGCTTTTGGTGCAGATCGAGAACAAGTGCGTTTAGAACTTGGCAAACAGCTAATAGAAGCGCGTCCAGTTTGGAAACCTTTGCATTTACAACCTGTATTTGCTGAGTGCGAATCGATTGGCGGTGCAATTTCTGAAGAGTTATTCGATCGGGGTTTGTGTTTGCCTTCTGGATCTAATTTGATGCCAGAAGAATTACAACGAGTCATTGATGCGATCGATCGAATTCATCGTCGCTAG
- the alr gene encoding alanine racemase has product MRCEASGGLCQRAWVEIDLAALAHNVRQIEGILAPQTALMAVVKADAYGHGAVTVAQTVLQHGASWLGVATIPEGIELRQAGIEAPILILGATHTPEQIRAQAYWKLQPTICTPQQALAFSETLTSSNLTLPVHIKLDTGMSRLGTAWQQSTEFVGLVSRLPNLEIASIYSHLATADSPDRTTMKEQQQRFEDALAEIKSLGLPSPRLHLANSAATLSDRTLHYDMVRAGLAIYGLYPAEHLHFASCGTDLGLTPIELKPVMQVKARVTQVKTIAPGTGVSYSHQFVADREMRLAVVGIGYADGVPRNLSNKMKVALRGQPIRQVGTITMDQLMLDVSEFPDLQVGEVVTLLGKDGDIQILADDWAATLGTISWEILCSFKHRLPRVAVSSIA; this is encoded by the coding sequence ATGCGGTGCGAGGCATCTGGTGGGCTTTGCCAACGCGCTTGGGTGGAAATCGATTTAGCAGCTTTAGCCCATAATGTGCGACAGATCGAAGGCATCTTAGCGCCCCAGACGGCATTGATGGCGGTGGTGAAAGCTGATGCTTACGGACACGGTGCTGTAACCGTTGCCCAGACTGTGTTGCAACACGGAGCGAGTTGGCTGGGCGTGGCGACAATTCCAGAAGGAATCGAACTGCGACAGGCTGGAATTGAAGCCCCAATTTTGATCCTGGGGGCTACGCATACGCCAGAGCAAATTCGGGCTCAAGCATACTGGAAATTGCAGCCCACGATTTGCACGCCTCAGCAAGCTTTGGCTTTTTCAGAAACTTTAACTTCATCTAATCTGACACTGCCGGTACATATCAAGTTGGATACGGGAATGTCCCGTTTGGGTACAGCTTGGCAGCAATCAACCGAGTTTGTTGGGCTGGTAAGTCGATTGCCGAATCTGGAAATTGCCAGTATCTATTCGCACTTGGCAACGGCTGACAGTCCCGATCGCACTACTATGAAGGAGCAGCAACAGCGGTTTGAGGATGCTTTAGCCGAAATAAAATCTCTGGGACTGCCATCGCCGCGATTGCATTTGGCAAACTCAGCTGCCACCCTCAGCGATCGAACTTTGCACTATGATATGGTGCGGGCTGGTTTGGCTATCTACGGTCTTTACCCAGCCGAACATTTGCACTTTGCCAGCTGTGGAACAGATCTGGGTCTTACCCCGATCGAATTAAAGCCAGTTATGCAAGTGAAAGCGCGTGTTACGCAAGTAAAAACTATTGCACCTGGTACGGGTGTCAGCTACAGTCATCAATTTGTAGCCGATCGCGAAATGCGCCTCGCCGTTGTTGGGATCGGCTATGCTGATGGCGTTCCCCGCAACCTTTCTAACAAAATGAAGGTGGCGCTTCGAGGTCAGCCGATTCGGCAAGTGGGAACAATTACGATGGATCAGCTGATGCTGGATGTGAGTGAATTCCCCGATTTGCAGGTTGGCGAAGTGGTAACGCTGCTGGGGAAAGACGGTGACATCCAAATTCTAGCCGATGACTGGGCGGCAACTTTGGGAACGATCTCTTGGGAAATTCTCTGTAGCTTCAAGCACCGACTACCCCGTGTGGCGGTAAGTTCGATCGCGTAG
- a CDS encoding adenylate/guanylate cyclase domain-containing protein gives MPNAPFFIFLVALAIGVLVFIWVRRTLTHPASLTPEQLQQAVEQAIGNEIGNLKATQAKLQESEQKFRTLYESTIDAVMLLDERAYFFDGNRATLEMFGCTTKEQFCGKRPDEFSPAFQPSGESSAQLAAQNIATAFREGSCRFEWLHHRLDRSEFAAEVWLTAVDWKWSSELSVLSSELETATHSSRIVLQAVVRDITDRKRAEETLQASSRRLRRQSLALLDLASRTQIVSGDLSAAIKDITVVATDTLEVERASIWLYNEERSALICLNLYQQSAGSHTSGLELRAVDFPGYFQALQAERIIAAHDAQTDPRTSEFSATYLTPLGITSMLDAPIRVGGRMVGVICHEHIGSARQWALEEEQFASSLADFVALAMEAASRIKAQAALQKANEELEIRVEERTAVLKETNKQLMVEILERKRSSDALRLSEEKFSKAFRSSPDIISISTVEGGHFVEVNETFLSLLGFDREEVIGRTASDLNIWVNQEDRARIVEMLQSAQSQLWERGSLRNQEFEFRKKSGEILVGLLSAEIIDLENQPCLLVVTTDITYRVRMEEALRQTEEKYRTIFENAVEGIFQTLPQGKYISANPALARLYGYSSPEDLMTNLTNIEQQLYVDPNRRAEFIALMQQHNAVSGFESQVYRRDGSTIWVSENARAVRDAEGELLYYEGIVEDITARKLAQEALRYQQEQTERLLLNILPHAIAQRLRLEETTIADSFDESTVLFGDIVGFTELSASIKPVELVELLNEIFSTFDALTDRHGLEKIKTIGDAYMVVGGLPTPRTDHAEAVAEMALDMQMEINRFNSETNQNLQLRVGINTGPVVAGVIGIKKFSYDLWGDTVNTASRMESHGIPGYIQVTASTYQLLRDKYLLEERGRIPIKGKGEMTTYFLMGRRV, from the coding sequence ATGCCCAATGCCCCATTCTTCATTTTCTTGGTAGCACTTGCGATCGGCGTCCTGGTATTTATTTGGGTGCGAAGAACGCTCACCCATCCCGCTTCACTAACGCCAGAACAATTGCAGCAGGCAGTTGAACAGGCAATTGGCAACGAGATCGGCAATCTCAAAGCTACTCAAGCAAAACTCCAGGAATCCGAGCAAAAGTTCCGCACCTTATACGAATCAACCATCGATGCCGTCATGCTGCTCGATGAGAGAGCGTATTTCTTCGATGGCAATCGGGCCACTTTGGAAATGTTTGGCTGCACCACTAAAGAACAATTCTGCGGTAAGCGCCCCGACGAATTTTCCCCAGCATTTCAACCAAGTGGCGAGAGTTCAGCCCAATTAGCAGCACAAAACATCGCGACAGCTTTTCGAGAAGGAAGTTGTCGCTTTGAATGGCTGCACCACCGCTTGGACCGATCGGAGTTTGCCGCCGAAGTGTGGCTAACGGCAGTGGACTGGAAATGGAGTTCTGAGTTGTCAGTTTTGAGTTCTGAATTAGAAACTGCAACTCATTCATCTCGGATAGTTTTGCAAGCAGTAGTGCGCGATATCACCGATCGCAAGCGGGCTGAAGAAACCCTGCAAGCTAGTTCTAGACGCCTCCGCAGACAAAGCCTTGCCTTGTTGGATTTGGCCAGTCGCACTCAGATCGTCAGTGGAGATCTGAGTGCAGCAATTAAAGACATCACTGTTGTTGCTACCGACACTCTGGAAGTAGAGCGGGCTAGTATTTGGTTATACAACGAGGAGCGATCGGCCCTTATTTGCCTCAACCTGTATCAACAGAGTGCAGGCAGCCATACGTCAGGTCTGGAACTTCGGGCAGTTGACTTTCCTGGTTATTTCCAAGCTTTGCAAGCAGAACGGATTATAGCCGCGCACGATGCCCAGACCGACCCCAGAACCTCCGAATTTTCGGCGACTTATTTAACTCCCTTGGGCATTACCTCTATGCTAGATGCACCGATTCGCGTTGGCGGTCGAATGGTGGGTGTCATCTGTCACGAGCATATTGGCTCTGCGCGTCAGTGGGCGTTAGAGGAGGAACAATTCGCCAGCTCCCTGGCGGATTTCGTGGCCCTGGCAATGGAAGCGGCTTCTCGCATCAAAGCGCAAGCAGCACTGCAAAAGGCTAATGAAGAGCTAGAAATCAGAGTCGAGGAGCGTACTGCTGTTTTAAAAGAGACTAATAAGCAATTGATGGTGGAGATTCTGGAAAGGAAGCGATCGTCCGATGCTTTGCGCCTCTCAGAGGAAAAATTCTCCAAAGCTTTTCGTTCCTCTCCTGACATCATTAGCATCAGCACTGTTGAAGGTGGGCACTTTGTGGAAGTCAACGAGACTTTCTTAAGTCTGCTAGGGTTCGATCGCGAAGAAGTCATCGGTCGTACTGCCTCAGATCTGAATATCTGGGTTAATCAAGAAGACCGTGCCAGAATAGTGGAAATGTTGCAGTCCGCCCAGTCCCAGCTGTGGGAACGAGGGTCACTTCGCAATCAAGAGTTCGAGTTTCGCAAAAAATCAGGCGAAATCTTAGTGGGATTGTTATCGGCTGAAATCATTGATTTGGAAAATCAGCCCTGCTTGCTAGTTGTAACTACTGACATCACCTACCGCGTCCGAATGGAAGAAGCACTGCGGCAAACAGAAGAGAAATATCGCACCATTTTTGAGAATGCTGTCGAAGGCATTTTCCAAACTTTACCCCAGGGAAAATATATCAGCGCTAACCCGGCGCTAGCAAGGTTATACGGCTACTCCTCGCCAGAAGATCTGATGACAAATCTGACAAACATCGAACAGCAGCTTTACGTTGACCCCAATCGCAGAGCAGAGTTTATTGCACTTATGCAACAGCATAACGCCGTGTCGGGGTTTGAGTCTCAGGTATATCGCCGGGATGGCAGCACCATCTGGGTTTCAGAAAATGCACGCGCCGTTCGCGATGCGGAAGGCGAGCTCCTCTATTACGAAGGCATTGTTGAAGATATCACGGCTCGCAAGTTGGCACAAGAAGCTCTGCGCTATCAACAGGAACAAACTGAGCGCCTGCTGCTGAATATTTTGCCTCATGCGATCGCTCAACGCCTGAGACTCGAAGAAACCACCATTGCTGACAGCTTTGATGAAAGTACCGTTTTGTTTGGCGACATCGTTGGCTTTACAGAGCTTTCTGCTTCCATCAAGCCTGTAGAACTGGTAGAGTTGCTCAACGAGATTTTCTCAACTTTTGACGCCCTGACCGATCGACATGGATTGGAAAAAATTAAGACGATCGGCGATGCCTATATGGTAGTCGGAGGACTGCCCACACCCAGAACTGACCACGCCGAAGCAGTAGCGGAAATGGCCCTCGATATGCAAATGGAAATTAACCGATTCAACTCCGAAACCAACCAAAACCTCCAGCTGCGCGTAGGCATAAATACAGGCCCTGTAGTTGCCGGTGTGATTGGCATCAAAAAATTCAGCTACGATTTGTGGGGCGACACCGTGAATACAGCCAGTCGCATGGAATCCCACGGCATTCCAGGCTACATTCAAGTCACAGCCTCAACTTATCAGCTATTGCGAGATAAATATCTGTTGGAGGAACGAGGTCGTATCCCCATAAAAGGCAAAGGCGAAATGACTACTTATTTTCTTATGGGTAGAAGGGTGTAG